The Mus caroli chromosome 9, CAROLI_EIJ_v1.1, whole genome shotgun sequence DNA window ttttgttttttcgagacagggtttctctgtgtagccctgactgtcctggcactcactttgtagaccaggctggcctcgaactcagaaatccgcctgcctctgcctcccgagtgctgggattaaaggcgtgcgccaccacgcccggctttaagtGTATTCTTGACACTCAACGGCCTACTGATTCCTACCCTCTACCCCTTCAAAATATGGAATATTTTGCCAATGAATGACTTAAATCAAGCCCTTCTTCTGGGGTTACACTTGGAAGATAGACTGAGTCTAAAACAAATCCACACTCTCTTCTGACAACTAGGAGATATTGCCAGAGCTACAGAAAACCAGAGTCACCTTCACCTGTAATTACTTCACTCAGGGAAAAGCAGCCCACACCCACTTCTGAAGTTCAAGAAATTAGATGGAAGCTGTCTGGCAGCTGACTAAGTCACCCCAAGACCTGAAGACTCGGGTCCAAGAGTTTCAGTGTAACAGATGAGAACCCCAGAGGACAGTCAGACAGGAGTGTGACAACAGACAGGCGTGTCCTGGTGGAAGCCCTCAGACTGGATGACTGTTGCATCAAGAGAGTTATAGTTAACCATAGgactgaatttaaaatattaaagatctTACCTTCTAAGTCATCAATGCTTTTCTCCAATTTGGTTACTGATCTCTCTGCAAACTCAGCCCGAGTTTCAGCCTGTAATGATTTAATTCACTTGAGTCAAGGTCAGGGAGATCTCATTCAGTAGCTACAGATATAGGGAAAACCAGGATAAAACTCAAGTGTATATACGTCCTGGGAGATGTCTGGTTCAGTCCCTACTGTAAGCAATGGCAGCTACCTAACTCCACAAATGCCAAGAATAAGTCTTGGACCGTGCAGCTCCAAATGACAGTGCTTTGACCCACTCCACAGACCCTTAATCACAACCCAGCCAGTTTCcccaggctttctctctctctctctctctctctctctcacacacacacacacacacattacctcCTTCAGCTTGTCAGAGAGAACCTTGATCTCCTCTTCATATTTGTCTTCCTTCTGAGAGTACTGTAATTAGAAAGAGCAGTCCAGATGTCAGGCTGCGGCTCTCACACTCGCGCCTTCTCACACATGGAACGTGCCAGCCCAACTAGCAGATGTTGGGATCTCCTAGCAGGTAACAGGACCTCGGGTATCACATGGCACACTACAATACATTCTCTGCTTTCTTGCCTATTGCTTTACACGGGATAAGAATGAGATAACTTATCCACTTGGCACTTTGTTTAAATTAAATTGGTGATTTACCCAACCTAAGATACATTCTCtgctaacttttttcttttttttttttaaataaaacaaatcctacTATCCAGTAACCATTAGAAAATTGTCTCAAAATGTTGTCCCTTGCTAAAATGCCTCCTGCGCCGTTACTGTCTCCACCGAGGGCTCTTTTGAGCAGTTCTTAAAAAAGACGTCTTCCCCATGCCATGCTCCTGGCCTACCTTCTCAGCCTGAGCCTCCAGTGACTTCAAGTTGTTCGTCACCGTTTTCAATTCTTCTTCAAGCTCGGCACATTTGCTAATGTTTTCGATCAGAAGCAGAAAGGGTAGGAGAAGCCCAAGGGacgagaagagaaaaaaaaggagagggatgggaaaaaaatgaaaacggAGTCCTAGAGCCGGGGGGCCGCCTTAAAGTAGCCAAACCACCAGGGAGGAAGAGCTTGGCTTTGCCACAGGCTCTGCTTTCCATTAGTGGACGGGGCAGAGAGACCGAATCCAGCATCtcctgggtgtgatggtttggcTTCTCACTGGCCACCCCTCGGAGTATCGATGAAGgggaaaaacaaagaacataaaGGCCCAAGAGAAAGCACTTGAAGCAAGATATAAGTAGCAGAGGGTGTAGTGAAGGTACAGTCATTACACCAAACCGACCAGTAGGCATTGGAAGCTCAAAGCTGTCTGGGATGCAGTTAAACCTATAAACTATACGTGAGCCATCAGTACCTTATCCTCTGCAGCCATTAATGCTTTCAAGGTCTGATCCATTATTCTTAACTGTTCTTCCAGCTGTCGAACTTGGCTGTTAGTGGACACAGGAAATGCACAAGGCCATTCACAAAATCAGTGCAAGTAAGGCATGCAGTGCCACACGCATTCACAGACACCCCACGTGGTTCCTCTGTGTTCCACGCTCACGGCTCATCCACATCACATTGAGCGCACAAGGAGCCTGGAGTCGAGGTGGGTAAATGTGCAGCTGCCAGAAGGTCATGCTGTTTAGTCAGCTGCTCTGCAGCACCCCCTCACACATGGTAGCAATGGGCCCGCTTACCCTTCTGAGAGCTCAGCCCGCTCCTCTGCACGCTCCAGGTCACTCTCGATGATGACCAGCTTACGGGCTACCTGCAGCAGGGCACACACAGCAGACACGCTATGGGCTTGGCACACTTCGTGGAGGGGGTGGTTATAGAAATGATATGCACTGGCCCTAGGGATTCTTACTAACAAACGGGATGCTCCTCTTTCCCTAGAGTAAAGACAGGCAGCTCTCACTTGGCACACCAACAGAGAGACCGCGGCCCCTCTTACCGAGATCAGAATAGTTAGCTCTTCCCAGGTGGAGTCTAGGTAATTACAGAGCACCCAGGCCAGTTCTCGGAATGAGAGAAATATAAAATCCGCAATCTTAAAAATAGCAGGATGATGAGACACGAGGAGGCATTTTAGACTGAAAGGAAGGAGCTGCCGAGAGAGCGCCACAAATAAACCCAAGGCCTGCACCCTGCAGAGATCTGCACCGCAGAAGGCAGGAGCCAGTGCAATGCCTGCAAGATCACATCTATAGTCAGATGTGCAGCCCCAGAGAAAAAATTCCTCTGGGGCAGCTCAATTCCACTGGGCAGTGTCAGACAGCCATgaggaaatatagaaaaaaacaaaaagccgaAAGAACCAACCGGAGCCTACAGTCATTTTGGCTTTTATCGGGTTGTTTTCATGTGGACAAAGCCAGGGGTCCCTTTACTGCAGAGCCTATGCTAACAGGAGGACTTCTACCACCCTGGAGAAGCCTCTCTGAATCTCCCCAGGAGCTGTGTGGTCCGTGTTCTCCACAATGTCTGGATTGAAACATATACCACAACAGCGGGACAGCTTTCCTAAGGGCCCCCACCTCTCCTGACTAGAGATGTTTTTGTCCCACCCTTTAGGGTGTGGGAGAGTATTGATCTTTCTTCCCAGTGCAGATGACTGGCTGGCTTATCACAGTAAGAACCAGTTTCTGCAGGTAAAGGGATCCTGCCTCTCAGAACCACCCACTTGCATCAGAGAAGCTGATTGTTACACCCAGGGACCCAGAGACTGACCTCTTCATACTTCCGGTCAGCATCTTCAGCAATGTGCTTGGCCTCTTTCAGCTGGATCTCCTGAATCTCcatcttttcttcatctttttggGCTCGGCTTTCAATGACTTTCATGCCTCTGGAAAGATAAGACAAGCAGGAAGACCCAAGATGGCGCGAAGACTGTCACAGCTGTGGAATAGGAAGGAGCCTCCACGCACACAGCCGgccaagagagagcagagagccatTTACTTTCCTAAGACAGAGCAAGCTTTTCCAGGAAAGACAcatatttctctctgttcttgggGGTACTGGCGAAACTTCCGGGCCACCTAACCTTAAGTGGAAGGTGCTATGTCGGGATGTCATTTGAATCTGGGCGGCATGGAAATAAAGGAAGCTGGCATGCTTGATTTGTTACGTGGAGAGATTCTCTACCTTCTTCCTGAGGGAAACTGTAGATTGAAATGGAtggagagctgggtgtggtggcactgcctttaatcccagcactcaggaggcagaggcaggtggatctctgagttagaggccagcctggtctatatagaggtccaggacaccagggctacacacagagaaaccctgactagtaggtgagagagagaaagaaagaaagagagagagagagagagagagagagagagaaggatgaataGGTGTTAGAGAAATGGATGCTATGGCATGGTGTTACAGTAATCTAGAGTTTACTGATTTTCAGCATAGGCAAACCATAAATGGGTTTGTTTCACTTAGCAAAATTTAAGTAAGCAGTTttagtaaaggttttttttttttttttacctgagacagggtttctctgtatagctctggctgtcctggaactcactctgtagaccaggctggcctcagggttattatttttttttaaagacattgatttttttttttttacttagtgtctgtgtttgcctgcatgtatgtatatgcatcatgtgcatgcagtaccctcagatgccagaagagggcaccataaCAAATAAGTTCCATGTTCCTTTTCCTCCAGTCTTGTGTTGCCAGATTGCCTTTAAAAGTTCAGTAGCAGGAAGAAGTCGTTCACAAGACTACTGCTATGTGACATACTAAGGCACGATTGGTCACCTTAAAGAACTCTTGAGCTCTTGGCAAGTAAAGAAAAACTAAGTGGTAGTGAATATCAAGCTGAAAACTTTAGCTAGGAAGCCTCCTTAGCTCCAAAGTCTGCAGCGACTCTTCATACCAAGGAGCAGAGTGGTGGTGGAGAGACAGACCTTCACCTGCCCAGCTTCCAGCAGGAATAAGGCACGCCTGCATGTTCTGGGCTTATTCTGCTGTGCCACCCCTCACCCAACAGAATGCTCTAGTCTCATGATGTCACACTTTGTAGCTTGCATGGCAGAGTACAGAGAAAAAAGCCTTGCAGAATGAGTGAGGTCAGTTGTACAGTGTGATGGTTAAAACGGATCGTTGACAGGATCCAGAACCAGCAGTAAACAAGAATTCCGGGCACGGCAGCCAGGGATCTTCTAGACTGGGTGAGTGAGGGTGGGGAGACCTGCTCTAACTGTGAGCAGTACCATTCCACAGGCTGGAGTCCCTGCCTAAACAAAagggagaaagctagctgagcactgGCTATTCCTTGGCAGACTGTGGACtcagtgtgagcagctgcctcatgTTTCTGTCACCCTAATTTGCCCTCCAGGATGAGCTGTATCCCAAAATCTAAAGCATATCACTTATCTGTTTTACCTATGTCTTTCTTCTACCTGTCTGATTACCATGTTTTTTCCCCCTAGGTTTGAGACATCTTGGTAAatctattattttatctttttatgtgtatgtatgtctgtgtatcatcatatgtatgcctggtgaccacagaggccaggagaagtcatcagacaccccagaactggagttatggacag harbors:
- the Tpm1 gene encoding tropomyosin alpha-1 chain isoform X5: MAGSSSLEAVRRKIRSLQEQADAAEERAGSLQRELDQERKLRETAEADVASLNRRIQLVEEELDRAQERLATALQKLEEAEKAADESERGMKVIESRAQKDEEKMEIQEIQLKEAKHIAEDADRKYEEVARKLVIIESDLERAEERAELSEGKCAELEEELKTVTNNLKSLEAQAEKYSQKEDKYEEEIKVLSDKLKEAETRAEFAERSVTKLEKSIDDLEDELYAQKLKYKAISEELDHALNDMTSM
- the Tpm1 gene encoding tropomyosin alpha-1 chain isoform X4, coding for MAGSSSLEAVRRKIRSLQEQADAAEERAGSLQRELDQERKLRETAEADVASLNRRIQLVEEELDRAQERLATALQKLEEAEKAADESERGMKVIESRAQKDEEKMEIQEIQLKEAKHIAEDADRKYEEVARKLVIIESDLERAEERAELSEGKCAELEEELKTVTNNLKSLEAQAEKYSQKEDKYEEEIKVLSDKLKEAETRAEFAERSVTKLEKSIDDLEEKVAHAKEENLSMHQMLDQTLLELNNM
- the Tpm1 gene encoding tropomyosin alpha-1 chain isoform X6 yields the protein MAGSSSLEAVRRKIRSLQEQADAAEERAGSLQRELDQERKLRETAEADVASLNRRIQLVEEELDRAQERLATALQKLEEAEKAADESERGMKVIESRAQKDEEKMEIQEIQLKEAKHIAEDADRKYEEVARKLVIIESDLERAEERAELSEGKCAELEEELKTVTNNLKSLEAQAEKYSQKEDKYEEEIKVLSDKLKEAETRAEFAERSVTKLEKSIDDLEDKFLCFTPPKTPSSSWMSHLSELCICLLSS